Genomic DNA from Lutibacter sp. A80:
CTTTCCCAAAAGATTCTACATGCTTATTCCAAGATCTAATTTCTTTTACAAATCTCGGTTTCACCATTTCTCCATTATTAGCAATTGCATTGTAAAATGTTAATGTTTGCAATGGTGTTAATTTTAAATTATAACCATAAGCTATAGATGGCAGAGCATTTTTACTCCATATTTCGTGGTCTGGATTTGGAATAAGCGGCTCTCCCTCTCCCTTAATTGGTAAACCCAATTTATCGTTCAAATTCATCTTATATAATGCATTAATGAATTTTTCTGGATGTTCTCCAAAATTTTCATCTATCAACCTAGCAAAAGCAATATTTGAAGACACCTCTAAAGCTCGTGCTGCGGTTATTTTACCATACCCTCCTCTTTTAGAATCGTTAATATAACGTCCATGCATTCTATACCTTCCATTTCCAGTATCTACAACTGTACTTGTATCTATTGCACCCGTTTCTAAGGCTACAACCATAGACATTAATTTAAATGCAGAGCCAGGTTCGTGTGATTCATAAACAGCATAATTTCGTTTTTCATAATATTTTCCATTAGAACCTCTTCCTAAATTAGAAATAGCTTTAATTTCTCCCGTTTCAGTTTCCATTACAACAACACATCCATGCTCAGCTTCATAATACTCCAACTGCCTCAATAAAGAATGGTGTGCAATATCTTGAATATTAACATTTAAGGTTGTAACAATATCTTTACCATTTACAGGCTCTTTTTCATTTCTATCATTAATAGGTTTCCACTGACCTTTTGCTATTTTCTGCTCTAATCTTAACCCATTTTTACCTTTTAAATATTTTCTATATGCACCTTCAATTCCAGGAGCACCTCTATAATCATCGTAACCAATAGTTCTTTCAGCCACTTTACCTAAAGGATGCGCCCTTACCGTAGATTGTTTTGCTATAAAACCACCTTTATACATTCCTAAATTAAAAATTGGAAAACTTTTAATTTTTATATACTCTGTATAACCCAACTTTCTAGCAATAAACAAATACCTATTTTTACTATTTCTAGCTTTTCTAATTTTTCGCTCCCAATGTGAAACCGAATTTCCTAACATTTTAGAAAGCTCTTGTGATAGTGCTCTTACATTTTTTTCAAAAACCTCACCAGCCACCGTAACCGCATCCATTCTAATTTCGTATTGCGACATTGAAGTTGCAAGCAAACTACCATCTTCAGAAAAAACACTTCCTCTATTCGCATAAATAGTATCATTTCTCAATGTTAATTGCTCAGATATATGTCTATACTTTTCTCCTTCGGAAAATTGAATATCTGTTAATTGGAAAATTATAGCCACCAAAAAAAGCGTTATAATAACAAATACAACGTACAATTTATTTAGTATGCTTTTTTTTGTTGTTGCCAATTTTTAATTATTTTTTTGTTATTACTCTTATAACTTGAGGTGGTTGTTCACTTGGTACAATTCCAAGGTTAACTACTTTTTTTCTCACTGTTGACTCCAGTCTCATCTCCATTGAAATTGCACGTTTATCTAAAAACTCGGCTCTTAACTCCTTAATTTCATTGGTTAATTTTGCAATTTCCATTACTTTTTTATCAGTACTATGTGCACTCGCAATCATTAATAACATAAGAATAACCACGAAAAAAATGAATCGCCAGTTCTTAAAGGAATCTTTATTTACTAAAAAATCCCCTTTTAAAAGGTTAAATATGCTGGATTTTATAGCTGACATTTATTTAATTGTTGCAATTCTTAATTTGGCACTTCTAGCTCTATTATTTTTCTTTATTTCAGAAAAGCTTGGAATTATTAGTTTCCCTACTTTTTTCATTGGCACATCTATATTACCAAACATATCCTTTTCAGGTTCACCTTCAAACAAACCACTTCTAATAAATCTTTTTACCAATCTATCTTCTAACGAATGATATGAGATTACACTTAACCTTCCATCTTCTGTTAACAAATCAGGTATTTGCAACAAAAACTCTTTTAAAACTTCTATTTCTTGATTTACTTCAATACGAATACCTTGAAATATTTGAGCTAAAATTTTATGTTCAACAGATTTTGGCACAAACTCGCTCAATACTTCTTTAAGCTCAAAACTTGTTTTAATTTTTTTTTCAGAACGTGCTTCAACAATTTTTCTAGCAATAGCCCTTGCGTTTCGCAACTCGCTATACTGAAACAAAACTGAACTTAATTTTTCCTCCTCATAATTATTTACAACTTCAAATGCAGATAATTCTCCTGTTTGATTCATCCTCATATCTAAATCTGCATCGAAACGTGTTGAAAACCCACGTTCTGCTTCATCAAATTGATGTGACGAAACACCTAAATCAGCCAAAACACCATCTACTTTTTTAACACCATAAAATCTTAAATACCTTTTTATGAATCTAAAATTTTGAGGAATTAAGGTAAACCTTGGATCATCTATTACATTTCTTTGGGCATCTTCATCTTGATCAAAAGCAAACAACTTTCCATTTTCATTTAACCTACTCAAAATCTCTTTTGAATGTCCACCGCCACCAAAAGTAACATCCACATACACGCCATTAGGTTTAATATCTAAACCATCAACACTTTCTTTTAATAAAACTGGACTATGATATTCCATCGCTATTTATTATGTTACCCATTACTTCTTCTGCTAAATCTGCAGTATCTCCCTCAACATCATCAACTGCTACTTCATACCTTTCTTTATCCCAAATTTCAACAATATTAACTGCTGAAGACAATACAACGTTCTTTGTAATTCCTGCAAAAGCCTGCAAATCTTTAGGAATCAACAAGCGCCCTGAAGCATCTAACTCTACTATTTTAACACCCGCTGTAAATCGACGAATAAAATCGTTATTCTTTTTAACAAATCGGTTTAACTTATTCACTTCTGCCATCAAAATATTCCACTCATTCATCGGATAAAGCTCTAAACACGATTGAAACAACGAACGTTTTAGCACAAAACCATCTTGTAAAACTGGACTTAATTGCTTTTTTAAAGCAGCAGAAAGCAGCAACCGCCCTTTGGCATCCGCTTTTCCTTCATATGTTCCAATTAAATTTATCATTATGATTTTGTATAAAATCAAAAATATAAATTTTTTCCCACATTTATCCACTTTTACCCACTTTGTTGATAACTTTTACCACTAAATAGATATTTGAAGCTATTTTTTTGAAAAACAGCCAATTAATAATTATATTACCTGAGTTTAGAAAAAAGTATTTTTTTAGAAAAAAAAGTTACCTTTGTAGTAAGCTTAAAAATTAAAAATTAATGAGCAAAAATCTTATTGAAGATAATAAATTCAAGTATGTAGAAGCTGGAGAAGGGCAACCGATGATTGTTCTTCATGGGCTTATGGGAGGATTAAGCAACTTTGAAGGAGTACTTAACTATTTTTCTAAACAAGGATATAAAGTTATAATTCCTGTCTTGCCAATTTATACCTTACCAATTCTAAAAACCAATGTTAAAAACTTATCAAAGTTTTTAAAAGATTTTATGGCTTATAAGAAAATTGATAAGGCTATATTAATTGGAAATTCTTTGGGTGGACATATTGGACTTTATTTCACAAAATTAAATCAAAAGAACGTTACTGCTTTAGTTTTAGCAGGAAGTTCTGGATTGTATGAAAAGTCTATGGGAGACACCTACCCTAAAAGAGGTAATTACGAATATATTAAGAAAAAAACCGAAGAAGTTTTTTACGACCCAAAAGTAGCTACTAAAGAAACAGTTGACGAAATATACGAGTCTGTAAATGACAGACATAAAGTAATTAGAACCCTAACTATTGCTAAAAGTGCTATAAGACATAATATGGCAAAAGACTTGCCAGAAATGCATATTCCAACGTGTGTTATTTGGGGTAAAAATGACAATGTTACACCTCCTGAAGTAGCCATAGATTTTGAAAAATTAATGCCTGATGCTGACTTATTTTGGATAGATAAATGTGGCCACGCTCCAATGATGGAACATCCAGATGAATTTAATAGAATTCTTGAAAACTGGCTAAAAAAAAGAAATTTGTAAAAAATGAAAATTAAAACAGCTGACTTTGTAATAAGCAATAGTGACGTTTCAAAATGCCCAAAAGAAAGGTTAGCCGAATATGCTTTTATCGGACGATCCAATGTTGGAAAATCTTCTTTAATAAATATGCTAACTGGTCAAAATAAGTTAGCAAAAACATCTGGAAGACCCGGAAAAACACAATTAATCAATCATTTTAAAATAAATAATAATTGGTTTTTAGTTGACTTACCTGGCTATGGTTATGCTAAAGTTTCTAAAAGTGTTAAAAAGACATTCCAAAGTTTTATAAAAAATTATTTTTTACAACGAGAGCAACTTATCTGTTCTTTTGTTTTAGTTGATTGCAGACACGAACCTCAAAAAGTTGATTTGGAGTTTATGGAGTTTTTAGGTGAAAATGAAATTCCCTTTTGTATTATTTTTACGAAATCTGATAAATTAAAACTTTCTGAACTGAATAGAAATATTAAGAACTATTCTAAAAAAATGACAAGTACACTTTGGGAAGAAATGCCTCAATATTTTATAACTTCTGCAACTTCAACAGCAGGTAAAGAAGAGCTATTAAACTATATAGACATCATAAATCAGCAATTAGAAAAAACCTCATAAATGGCTTCTACTAAAAACAATTTAGAAGTACTTTTTGAAGATAATCACTTAATAATTGTTAATAAAAAATCTGGTGATATTGTTCAAGGTGATAAAACTGGAGATGCTCCATTAAGCGATATTGTTAAAGCGTATATTAAGGAAAAATACAACAAACCGGGTAACGTATTTTTAGGTGTTGTTCACCGTTTAGACAGACCAACAACCGGCGTTATAGTTTTTGCAAGAACCTCAAAATCTTTAGAAAGGTTCAATA
This window encodes:
- a CDS encoding penicillin-binding protein; this encodes MATTKKSILNKLYVVFVIITLFLVAIIFQLTDIQFSEGEKYRHISEQLTLRNDTIYANRGSVFSEDGSLLATSMSQYEIRMDAVTVAGEVFEKNVRALSQELSKMLGNSVSHWERKIRKARNSKNRYLFIARKLGYTEYIKIKSFPIFNLGMYKGGFIAKQSTVRAHPLGKVAERTIGYDDYRGAPGIEGAYRKYLKGKNGLRLEQKIAKGQWKPINDRNEKEPVNGKDIVTTLNVNIQDIAHHSLLRQLEYYEAEHGCVVVMETETGEIKAISNLGRGSNGKYYEKRNYAVYESHEPGSAFKLMSMVVALETGAIDTSTVVDTGNGRYRMHGRYINDSKRGGYGKITAARALEVSSNIAFARLIDENFGEHPEKFINALYKMNLNDKLGLPIKGEGEPLIPNPDHEIWSKNALPSIAYGYNLKLTPLQTLTFYNAIANNGEMVKPRFVKEIRSWNKHVESFGKEVINNAICSKETVAKIQEVLKNVVSRGTGRKLYSEDFSMAGKTGTARVKYGNYQEWLKDKKYISSFTGYFPAENPKYSCIVVIHEPNTKTGFYGADVSGPVFKDIAQKIYTTNHIINEIENKTPDFENVKNDFEKYYAISNKEIKSIPNVKGMAAMDAISLLENLGLKVRFSGNGKVVSQSLNEGAKLVKGATINIKLS
- a CDS encoding FtsL-like putative cell division protein: MSAIKSSIFNLLKGDFLVNKDSFKNWRFIFFVVILMLLMIASAHSTDKKVMEIAKLTNEIKELRAEFLDKRAISMEMRLESTVRKKVVNLGIVPSEQPPQVIRVITKK
- the rsmH gene encoding 16S rRNA (cytosine(1402)-N(4))-methyltransferase RsmH, giving the protein MEYHSPVLLKESVDGLDIKPNGVYVDVTFGGGGHSKEILSRLNENGKLFAFDQDEDAQRNVIDDPRFTLIPQNFRFIKRYLRFYGVKKVDGVLADLGVSSHQFDEAERGFSTRFDADLDMRMNQTGELSAFEVVNNYEEEKLSSVLFQYSELRNARAIARKIVEARSEKKIKTSFELKEVLSEFVPKSVEHKILAQIFQGIRIEVNQEIEVLKEFLLQIPDLLTEDGRLSVISYHSLEDRLVKRFIRSGLFEGEPEKDMFGNIDVPMKKVGKLIIPSFSEIKKNNRARSAKLRIATIK
- a CDS encoding division/cell wall cluster transcriptional repressor MraZ, which encodes MINLIGTYEGKADAKGRLLLSAALKKQLSPVLQDGFVLKRSLFQSCLELYPMNEWNILMAEVNKLNRFVKKNNDFIRRFTAGVKIVELDASGRLLIPKDLQAFAGITKNVVLSSAVNIVEIWDKERYEVAVDDVEGDTADLAEEVMGNIINSDGIS
- a CDS encoding alpha/beta fold hydrolase is translated as MSKNLIEDNKFKYVEAGEGQPMIVLHGLMGGLSNFEGVLNYFSKQGYKVIIPVLPIYTLPILKTNVKNLSKFLKDFMAYKKIDKAILIGNSLGGHIGLYFTKLNQKNVTALVLAGSSGLYEKSMGDTYPKRGNYEYIKKKTEEVFYDPKVATKETVDEIYESVNDRHKVIRTLTIAKSAIRHNMAKDLPEMHIPTCVIWGKNDNVTPPEVAIDFEKLMPDADLFWIDKCGHAPMMEHPDEFNRILENWLKKRNL
- the yihA gene encoding ribosome biogenesis GTP-binding protein YihA/YsxC, yielding MKIKTADFVISNSDVSKCPKERLAEYAFIGRSNVGKSSLINMLTGQNKLAKTSGRPGKTQLINHFKINNNWFLVDLPGYGYAKVSKSVKKTFQSFIKNYFLQREQLICSFVLVDCRHEPQKVDLEFMEFLGENEIPFCIIFTKSDKLKLSELNRNIKNYSKKMTSTLWEEMPQYFITSATSTAGKEELLNYIDIINQQLEKTS